Sequence from the Paenibacillus sp. genome:
AATCGCCGGAAGAGCCGGCGGAATTGCCATAACGTTCGCGGTTCGCGGCCGATTTCGGTCCGTCGGCGGCGACTCCCCGCATAATTGGGCGCCTGTTACAGAAACTATAGAAGGAATTCCTTCCCGGAGCTCCCGAACATCCACTACGGAGGAGAATCCAACCGATGAAAAACCAAGGCAACAGCATGCAGCCGCAAAACCCGAACGCCCAGGCGCAGCAATCGCTCGACCATCTGCACAACGCCGTCGCGATGGCGCAATCGCACCCGAGCGAGCAGCAGATCGAGCAGGCGAACAACTCGCTCGCGAAGGCGCAGCAAGCCGTCGACCAAGCCGAGGAGAAGAGCAACCAAGGCGCGGCGCAGCTGGCGCGGAGCGAGCTGCAGGAAGAACAGGAAAATCTCCAATCGCTGCAGTAAACCGACGACGACGAACAAAAAGGGACTCCGACGGGCGACCGTCGCAGTCCCTTCTTTTGCATTCGCCGAGGCTCGGCCGTCCGTCGGAAAGATTTCACCGAAATCTCTTGCGCCGACTGGCATTCCGCGGGGCTCCTCCAGTACACTGGTAGAAGAGGGGTGAAGCGAACATGCCGACATGGAAGAACTCCGCGGCCCGCGTGTGGAACGGCTGGAAGCGGCGGCGCGTGCTGTCCTGGTTCCGGCCCGGCGCGGTCGTGAAAAACCGGTATACGATTGTGAAGCCCATCGGCGAAGGCAGCTACGGCCTCGCTTACTTGTGCAAGGACCGTCGCGCGGGCGACCGGCTTTGCGTCTTAAAGCACGTCCAGCCGCTGCGCGGCGGCGCGGTCCGCACCGAAGCGGTGTACAGCCTCGAGACCGCGATGCTCGAGCGGCTTCGGCACCCCGCCGTGCCGCGGCTGATCGACCGGTTCCGCTACCGCGGGGCGTTCTGCTTCGCGATGGAATACGTCCCGGGAATCAGCCTCGAGAAGCTGCTGTTCGAGGAGGAGCGGACGTTTACCGAAGCCGAGGCGCTAACGCTCTTACGACGCTTGCTCGACGTCGTCGCCGACGTGCACGCGGCCGGCATCGTGCACCGCGACATCCGGATCGCCAACGTCATCCTGGACGGCGAGCGCGTCTCCCTCATCGACTTCGGGCTGGCGCGAGAGCTCCGTCCCGGCGCGCCGGATCCGGTGCCCGACGACGTGGCGGACGACGATCCCATGGAGAAGAAGCTGCGCCGCCGCGTCGACGTGTCGAGCGATTTTTACGCGATGGGGCACCTGCTTCTTTTTCTGCTATACAGCTCTTATCCTG
This genomic interval carries:
- a CDS encoding serine/threonine protein kinase; translated protein: MPTWKNSAARVWNGWKRRRVLSWFRPGAVVKNRYTIVKPIGEGSYGLAYLCKDRRAGDRLCVLKHVQPLRGGAVRTEAVYSLETAMLERLRHPAVPRLIDRFRYRGAFCFAMEYVPGISLEKLLFEEERTFTEAEALTLLRRLLDVVADVHAAGIVHRDIRIANVILDGERVSLIDFGLARELRPGAPDPVPDDVADDDPMEKKLRRRVDVSSDFYAMGHLLLFLLYSSYPEAREERSWEEELSTLAPDTKRLLRRSLMTEQPYASADEMRRDVDAAILACAG